In Plasmodium relictum strain SGS1 genome assembly, contig: PRELSG_00_v1_24, whole genome shotgun sequence, the sequence tttttattatatatatatatactgtttttgatttattaattgcccgtttaatgactttgctagagtattaaacaaacaaattaataaagaacatgtataactaagtatacgtttatatatatatattcgtttttattatatatatatatactgttttcttatgatgcataatatttaattgaagttaaattttactgcatcttttaataaacctattaacagttataaatgagtttttatttacaaagaattattatcttctttttaattaaaaacatacaaataatttataacaatttattaagtcaaaattttatgatattcaatgttatttcaaaaatatacattgaataatacataaacatttctcttatctcttaggtttttaataagttaacatttctttcttttaatttttatttacactaaaaattaaaacataacataacataacataacataacatttctttcttttaatttttatttacactaaaaattaaaacatattataacataacatttctttcaaAAAActcttccaaaaaaaaaaaaaaaatatatattttttttttttttttttatatatataggactagcgtcagtgcatggctaacttgtacatatacaactagcaactagcttagcatgctacaaaaggttaataataccttttattaaccaatgaGTGACTTGTATTCTAACTAGTATGCTAACTTTATACATTACAAAAGGATaataacatcttttattaatcagGTATACGTATTTTTATGAGTGTTAAATTTCTCATCGACATACTGGAATATAACCTTATATAACTGAATTTGTAACATATTTGCTATTTCTTTATTAgaagaaattaataatagttcattataattaaaattagatAATACCGTTTTAAACAGAAAATATGCTTCTTCTTTAGACTATTGCATCAATATAgttatattttcaaatttttttattaaaaaaaaataatcctTTACAGATGTTGCATTAAATTTTGATAAtccattataattattttggaTGATTCATAATCTTCGTTAATCATAAATCTATAAGATTTACTTAAATTAGTTATTTCgtgaaaaatttttaaatttaatttctcTTTGTCTTGATCCATCATAATGTGATCACTGATCCAATGGTTTCTACCCACTTATGTTTGATTCCTAGAGGTCTCCAATTGTTTCATTAATTCAACGCTTGGTTAATAAAGGTTATTTTTAACCTTTTTCAGTACAAAATGCTAGGTTACTGTACATGTATCTACAAGTACCCATGCACTGACTGAGTAATAgagaatattataatttttgtagtacactaagctagtttgtGTATGTGTATGTACAAGCTAATTGTGTACTaacactaataaaaaaaaaaaaaaatagatattttgtttttgttttgggaaatattttaaaaaaaaaaaaaaaaaataatttttttttttttttggtttttGTGTGTTTTtcgtttaaaaaaaatttttgttaattaaaaatttaaatatctttttaaaaattaaaaagataagattaataatttttgtataatcaatgttatattttaaaaataacattgaataatataaagatttgactttattaattgttatagtttgtatgtacgtttttaattaaaagaataagtaattctttataattaaaaactcatttataacaattaataaggcTATTAAAAgcgtaataaaattttactcagtcataaatgctctttattaatttgtttgtttagtactctagcaaagtcattaaacggccaaataataaatcaattataTAGAAActttaatacaaaattataaaagaatcCTAAAATTtactctttattaacttggaTATTCATTGCTTAAAGTCTCCGGATAACCAATTAGTAAATCAATCTGTTAAATTTCGGATTCAATTTTtgctttaaaaattaattttatttcaaaacaaaaattttacaaaaagatttccatcaaaatttttttcattatattttaaaaaaaaaataaatttttttttttttcaaaatgaataaaaactGATTTAACAAGACAAATAATAGAtgagcaaaaaaaaaattgtaatatgtaatattttttatatactaagtatataattctatatatgaattttattataaattaaattagtaGGTTTTCCTCTATATGTTCTTTATTAGTATGACTGTTTAAGATACAGTAAAAGTATTTTAAAGGTCAGTTAATATATCGCTGTTATTCTATAAATAGTTAATAGAGAATTCTATTAACCGcctataatatattttttgttcttctttttttcttttttcgtAAAATATAAggataataaatattaaacaCAGTAAACAAAAAAACACGATAAGCAAACCATGAACATTTATATTGTTTGAAACCAAAccaattattaataatacaaatatgcaaaataaaaaaaaaaatatataatatatgcCAATTCTTTCAATATTCTTTGGGAATATTCGTAAAATTCTCTGaaatattccttttttatttttctcgtTTGTCTTTATCTCTTCTCCTACTTCTACCTCTGTGGTgtctattttatttacttttatatcggtgcaattttttttaatttttggtTTTACATATGAACTGTTTTCtacttcatttattttattatctaattttaaatttgcTCCTTTTACCATTTGTTCGCAGTGTTCTAATCCTTcgtttatttcatttattatatcattACCTTCTACTAATGATCTTTTAGCTCCTAAATATAATATGctttttaagttatttttgtaattgcACGATCTTAAAGAATCCCTCTAgaataacaaataaaattcggtaataaataaaaggttttttttaatgttaataaaatgtaaaaaaaaaagtaaaaaaaaaaaaataaataattttgagtattattattaacctaCATTATTAGAACATTGtaatatgaaaattaaaaggataaatatataaaaatttataagaaaatttaatatattttttttctgttttttatcatatatttttaaagttaaCATATTTGTAGTAATCAAATCCTTATATATATGAGAATAACACTCATAATATGTACTAAAATTCAAGATAGCATTACTTTTActgttcatttttttattacttttatattatgttatttatataaatttacttatttttagaTGTTTTAACACGagtaactttaaaaaaaaaaaattaaataattgaaattttaaaattatatgtaaaaataaaaaaagttgaaatatttaagaaaaaaaaaattacaatatCTTATCTAATTTTCcattgaaaataaataaaaaaaaaaattacatattaatattattgaaatacaaaaattaataaattgtagaacatgtatatataaaatgctTAACATTTATAACTGAATATAATTCTTAATAATCTCTTTTATAACAGAAATTTCAAGcatcaataattttatattttctttaaaaaaaaaaaaaagaatgaaatttaaacaataaaattttaaatgaagaatAAGTTAA encodes:
- a CDS encoding fam-h protein — encoded protein: MNSKSNAILNFSTYYECYSHIYKDLITTNMLTLKIYDKKQKKNILNFLINFYIFILLIFILQCSNNRDSLRSCNYKNNLKSILYLGAKRSLVEGNDIINEINEGLEHCEQMVKGANLKLDNKINEVENSSYVKPKIKKNCTDIKVNKIDTTEVEVGEEIKTNEKNKKGIFQRILRIFPKNIERIGIYYIFFFLFCIFVLLIIGLVSNNINVHGLLIVFFCLLCLIFIILIFYEKRKKEEQKIYYRRLIEFSINYL